Below is a window of Archaeoglobus neptunius DNA.
TGTTCTTGGTTTCGTCGATCAGAGTGGTGAAGGAGTACGAGAGAGGAGTTGTCTTCAGACTCGGAAGACTCGTCGGTGCGAGGGGGCCGGGATTGTTCTTCGTTATTCCTATATTGGAAAACATGCAGATAGTCGATTTGAGAACTGTAACATACGATGTACCCTCTCAGGAGGTTGTTACGAGAGATAATGTGACCGTCAAGGTTAATGCTGTGGTTTATTATCGTGTCGTCGATCCAAACAAGGCGATAACCGAGGTTTTTGACTATCAATACGCAACAGCCCAGCTTGCCCAGACGACCCTGAGAAGCATAATCGGACAGGCAGAGCTGGATGAAGTCCTTTCAGAGAGAGAAAAATTGAATTTGAAGCTTCAGCAAATAATTGATGAAGAAACAAACCCGTGGGGAATAAAGGTCACTGCAGTTGAGATTAAGGATGTCGAGTTACCGGAGGACATGCAGAGAATAATGGCCATGCAGGCGGAGGCGGAGAGAGAAAGGAGAGCAAAGATAATCAGGGCTGAGGGAGAGCATCAGGCTGCGATGAAATTAAAGGAGGCGGCCGATATTCTGGCTCAGAGCGAAGGTGCAATACTGCTGAGATATCTGCAAACCCTGAATGAAATAGCAACAGAAGAGAACACCACCATCGTCATGCCTGTGCCTGTTGAACTGCTTAAATTCTTTGTTGAGAAGGCTAAAAGTTAAATAGTCCTGCCACTTTTTTTATTTCATGAAAATAATTCCCTGCCCGTCTTCTCCATTACTGGCGAGGAGAATCAGCGAGACAACAGGAACTGAAATTGCTGACGTCACGTTCAAAAGGTTTCCCGATGGAGAACTTTATGTGAGGGTAGAAGGCTGCAGAGAAGGAGTAATTGTCGGGAGCATAACCACAAATGATGACCTGATCGCAATTGCGTTTTTGCTTGATGCGCTGGATGATGCAAGGATTGTTGTTCCATACATGGGTTATGCGAGGCAGGACAGGGTGTTTAAAGAGGGAGAGGCTGTTAGTATAAGAGTTGT
It encodes the following:
- a CDS encoding slipin family protein, which codes for MEWYWIGLAVVVILFLVSSIRVVKEYERGVVFRLGRLVGARGPGLFFVIPILENMQIVDLRTVTYDVPSQEVVTRDNVTVKVNAVVYYRVVDPNKAITEVFDYQYATAQLAQTTLRSIIGQAELDEVLSEREKLNLKLQQIIDEETNPWGIKVTAVEIKDVELPEDMQRIMAMQAEAERERRAKIIRAEGEHQAAMKLKEAADILAQSEGAILLRYLQTLNEIATEENTTIVMPVPVELLKFFVEKAKS